One window of the Herbiconiux sp. L3-i23 genome contains the following:
- the purD gene encoding phosphoribosylamine--glycine ligase has product MRILVLGTGAREHAIADALLTTPGGHDVVVSPGNDGIAETTSLVRLSDITDGDAVSEFALANDIDLIVVGPEAPLIEGVADAPRERGIPVFGPGRAAAQIEGSKAFAKRIMELAGVPTGRAERAGTLAEAEAALDDHGAPYVVKADGLAAGKGVLVTEDRDAALGHVRHWLPSGPVLIEEFLTGDEVSLFFLSDGHDVLPLSPAQDYKRLRDGDLGPNTGGMGAYSPLPWLADRFGSERAFVQRVLDEVAQPVVRQLEDEGTPFIGLLYCGLILDGDRISVIEFNARFGDPETQVVLPRLRSPLGELLHAAASGELGGRDWPEFDDSVAVGVVLASEGYPEAPVVGRPITGFREALEVPGTRIDHAATAWSDDHEAMVSAGGRVLTVVAVGDDFRAARDRAYQSISHLRLEGAQYRHDIAEKVTR; this is encoded by the coding sequence GTGCGAATACTCGTCCTCGGCACCGGCGCCCGCGAACACGCGATCGCCGACGCGCTCCTGACCACTCCCGGCGGCCACGACGTGGTGGTGTCCCCCGGCAACGACGGCATCGCCGAGACGACGTCCCTCGTGCGCCTGTCGGACATCACCGACGGGGACGCGGTCTCGGAGTTCGCGTTGGCGAACGACATCGACCTCATCGTCGTCGGACCCGAGGCGCCGCTGATCGAGGGAGTCGCCGACGCCCCCCGTGAACGCGGCATCCCGGTCTTCGGCCCCGGTCGCGCGGCCGCGCAGATCGAGGGCAGCAAGGCGTTCGCGAAGCGGATCATGGAACTCGCCGGAGTCCCGACGGGGCGGGCGGAGCGGGCCGGCACCCTCGCAGAGGCGGAGGCCGCGCTCGACGATCACGGGGCCCCCTACGTGGTGAAGGCCGACGGACTCGCCGCGGGCAAGGGCGTGCTGGTCACGGAGGACCGCGACGCGGCGCTCGGTCACGTGCGGCACTGGCTGCCGTCGGGACCGGTACTGATCGAGGAGTTCCTCACCGGCGACGAGGTGTCGCTGTTCTTCCTGAGCGACGGCCACGACGTGCTGCCCCTGTCGCCGGCGCAGGACTATAAGCGCCTGCGCGACGGCGACCTCGGCCCCAACACCGGAGGGATGGGCGCCTACTCCCCCCTCCCCTGGCTCGCCGACCGCTTCGGCAGCGAACGCGCTTTCGTGCAGCGGGTGCTCGACGAGGTCGCGCAGCCGGTAGTCCGTCAGCTGGAAGACGAGGGCACGCCCTTCATCGGCCTGCTTTACTGCGGCCTCATCCTCGACGGCGACCGCATCAGCGTCATCGAGTTCAACGCCCGCTTCGGCGACCCCGAGACCCAGGTCGTGCTGCCCCGCCTTCGCTCCCCGCTCGGCGAGCTGCTGCACGCGGCCGCGTCCGGGGAGCTCGGCGGCCGCGACTGGCCCGAGTTCGACGACAGCGTCGCCGTAGGGGTGGTGCTCGCGAGCGAGGGCTATCCGGAAGCGCCGGTCGTCGGCCGACCGATCACCGGCTTCCGCGAGGCCCTCGAGGTGCCCGGCACCCGGATCGACCACGCGGCCACCGCGTGGAGCGACGATCATGAGGCCATGGTCAGCGCGGGCGGACGGGTGCTCACCGTCGTCGCGGTCGGCGACGACTTCCGAGCGGCCCGGGACCGCGCCTACCAGTCGATCTCGCATCTGCGGCTCGAGGGCGCCCAGTACCGACACGACATCGCCGAGAAGGTGACCCGATGA
- a CDS encoding ATP-binding protein: MSSNEVDRALGASIRETGPAVIALIEDQWFERKSARIQPRDLAVALVALANAEGGTVLVGVHDGVVEGTKSDPQKTNALRQASIDFTSPPVRVHASQVACINQQGETDVLLAFRVEPGEMVHELRNGDCYLRVGDESRKLGFAQRQELHFDRGASQFDGTSVASVGVKDLDADLLGHYRGSAGFSGTHTQMLRNRGLLTADGVVTVAGYLLFSPNPSERFPQAYVRILRYRDERRGSGADMNVDAGYDVRVEGPIPYVIEEARRVIDDWQPKRRALSDDGRFDDIPIVPRDAWLEGLVNAVVHRSYSLVGDHVRVEIFPNRIEVSSPGRFPGLADPRNPLDISRYARNPRIARVCTDLRITQEMGEGIRRMFDEMRSRGLTDPAYVQTSGGVHLTLSAVSRISADVIERLPRNSLETLAVLRREASALGTGELRQLTGLSRPTLIKQLNALRDEGLVKWDGKSANDPRATWRASD, encoded by the coding sequence ATGTCTTCCAACGAGGTGGATCGAGCCCTAGGGGCATCAATCCGCGAGACGGGGCCCGCTGTGATAGCCCTCATCGAGGATCAATGGTTTGAGCGGAAATCAGCGCGAATCCAACCCCGCGACTTGGCTGTGGCACTGGTGGCTCTAGCGAACGCGGAGGGAGGCACTGTGCTTGTAGGTGTCCACGACGGAGTTGTCGAAGGGACCAAGTCAGATCCACAGAAGACCAACGCGCTGCGGCAGGCGTCGATCGACTTCACCTCGCCTCCCGTTCGGGTACACGCGAGCCAGGTCGCGTGCATCAACCAGCAGGGGGAGACCGACGTGCTCCTAGCCTTCCGGGTCGAGCCGGGCGAAATGGTGCACGAGTTGAGGAACGGCGACTGCTATCTGCGTGTCGGCGACGAATCTCGAAAACTCGGTTTCGCTCAGCGACAGGAGCTGCACTTCGATCGTGGAGCTTCCCAATTCGACGGTACATCCGTCGCGAGCGTCGGGGTGAAAGACCTAGACGCCGATCTGCTCGGCCACTACCGGGGCAGCGCGGGTTTCTCGGGAACTCACACCCAGATGTTGCGTAACAGGGGGCTGCTTACGGCCGACGGTGTCGTCACTGTGGCCGGATATCTGCTGTTCTCGCCGAATCCGAGTGAGCGGTTCCCACAGGCGTATGTCCGCATCCTTCGTTATCGAGACGAGCGAAGAGGGTCAGGCGCGGATATGAACGTCGATGCGGGATATGACGTGAGGGTCGAGGGACCAATCCCGTACGTGATTGAAGAGGCCCGGCGTGTGATCGACGACTGGCAGCCCAAACGTCGCGCGCTGAGTGACGACGGTCGCTTCGATGACATTCCGATTGTGCCCCGAGATGCTTGGTTGGAAGGACTTGTGAACGCCGTTGTGCACCGCTCTTACAGCCTTGTCGGCGACCACGTTCGAGTCGAGATATTCCCGAACAGGATCGAAGTGTCGAGTCCCGGTCGATTTCCGGGACTCGCCGATCCGAGGAATCCCCTGGATATCAGTCGCTACGCACGAAATCCGCGCATCGCTCGGGTGTGCACTGATCTTCGCATCACTCAGGAGATGGGGGAGGGGATCCGACGAATGTTCGATGAGATGCGTTCCCGGGGACTAACCGATCCGGCCTACGTGCAGACCAGCGGGGGAGTACATCTCACCTTGTCGGCGGTATCAAGGATCTCGGCAGACGTTATCGAGCGGCTGCCCCGCAACTCCCTCGAGACGCTAGCAGTGTTGCGCCGGGAAGCATCAGCTCTCGGCACTGGTGAACTCCGTCAGCTCACTGGCCTTAGCCGACCCACCCTCATCAAGCAGCTGAACGCGCTACGAGATGAAGGACTGGTGAAGTGGGACGGCAAGTCGGCCAATGATCCGCGGGCGACCTGGCGAGCGAGTGATTGA
- the purM gene encoding phosphoribosylformylglycinamidine cyclo-ligase: MANSYAEAGVDTAAGDRAVELMKAAVARTHGPEVLGGVGGFAGLFDASALLGYRKPLLASGTDGVGTKVAIAQALDKHDTVGQDLVGMIVDDIVVVGAKPLFLTDYIACGKLVPERIAEIVAGVARACEATGTALVGGETAEHPGLLGVDEYDLAGAAVGVVEADALLGPDRVRDGDTVLALASSGLHSNGFSLVRKILADAGLKYGDTVDELGGPVGLALLEPTRLYTAALLDLLADSVAGPGVHAFSHVTGGGIAANLARVLPRGAWVEVDRSTWTPPTVFQVLSDLGGSRVGDHEATWNLGIGMFAIVDSDLAGAAAGSLAAHGIETWQVGTVSTAARDFAGFEQGAKGVDGGAVRLIGAYAG; encoded by the coding sequence ATGGCGAACAGCTACGCCGAAGCCGGAGTCGACACCGCTGCCGGTGATCGCGCCGTCGAACTGATGAAGGCGGCCGTCGCCCGCACGCACGGTCCCGAGGTGCTCGGCGGAGTCGGCGGTTTCGCCGGCCTGTTCGACGCGTCCGCTCTGCTCGGCTACCGCAAGCCGCTGCTCGCGTCCGGCACCGACGGGGTGGGCACCAAGGTCGCGATCGCGCAGGCCCTCGACAAGCACGACACGGTCGGGCAAGACCTGGTGGGCATGATCGTCGACGACATCGTCGTGGTCGGCGCGAAGCCGCTGTTCCTCACCGACTACATCGCGTGCGGCAAGCTCGTCCCCGAGCGGATCGCCGAGATCGTCGCCGGCGTCGCACGCGCGTGCGAAGCGACCGGAACGGCACTGGTCGGCGGCGAGACGGCCGAGCACCCCGGCCTGCTCGGGGTGGACGAGTACGACCTCGCCGGCGCCGCGGTCGGTGTCGTCGAAGCCGACGCCCTCCTTGGGCCCGATCGGGTGCGCGACGGCGACACCGTCCTCGCCCTCGCCTCGTCGGGGCTGCATAGCAACGGGTTCTCGCTGGTGCGCAAGATCCTCGCCGACGCGGGTCTGAAGTACGGCGACACGGTCGATGAACTGGGCGGACCGGTCGGCCTCGCCCTGCTCGAGCCGACTCGCCTCTACACGGCCGCCCTGCTCGACCTGCTCGCCGACTCGGTCGCAGGGCCGGGAGTTCACGCGTTCAGTCACGTGACGGGCGGTGGGATCGCCGCGAACCTCGCGCGGGTGCTCCCGCGCGGCGCGTGGGTCGAGGTCGACCGGTCGACCTGGACTCCGCCCACCGTCTTCCAGGTGCTGAGCGACCTCGGCGGCAGCCGCGTCGGCGACCACGAGGCGACGTGGAACCTCGGAATCGGCATGTTCGCGATCGTCGACTCCGATCTCGCCGGAGCCGCCGCGGGCAGTCTCGCGGCCCACGGCATCGAGACATGGCAGGTCGGGACGGTCTCGACCGCCGCCCGCGACTTCGCCGGCTTCGAGCAGGGCGCGAAGGGCGTCGACGGCGGCGCGGTCAGACTGATCGGCGCCTACGCGGGCTGA
- a CDS encoding NAD(P)H-binding protein: MRLAVTTPTGNVGSRVIRLLVQAGARPLALMRDPSRLDADLAPFVDAVAVDQADADAVVAATRGVEALYWVDPTTDHDDPLDGYAAMTRSVERAVLENGIARVVFQSSVGAEKRHGAGEIDGLALTEVALERTTASVTHLRCGYFFTNLLMSIDSLREGVIMTTLPPDRPQAWVAPRDIEDIAAARLLDQNWAGTTTQGVLGPADLTYTEVAEILTETTGRAIEAVQISDDEFRAGLLSVGMTPAQADGFVGMSAGLRDDFTPENARDALSTTPTTLAEWAWATLRPAL, encoded by the coding sequence ATGAGGCTCGCCGTCACGACCCCTACCGGCAACGTCGGATCCCGCGTGATCCGGCTCCTGGTGCAGGCTGGAGCACGTCCACTCGCGCTCATGCGCGACCCCTCGCGTCTCGATGCCGACCTCGCGCCGTTCGTCGACGCCGTCGCCGTCGATCAGGCCGACGCTGACGCGGTCGTCGCGGCGACGCGCGGGGTCGAGGCCCTGTACTGGGTCGACCCGACCACCGATCACGACGATCCGCTCGACGGGTACGCCGCGATGACTCGCAGCGTCGAGCGGGCGGTGCTCGAGAACGGCATCGCCCGTGTGGTGTTCCAGTCGAGCGTCGGTGCCGAGAAGCGGCACGGTGCCGGCGAGATCGACGGTCTGGCGCTCACCGAGGTCGCGCTCGAGCGCACCACCGCCTCCGTCACGCATCTGCGCTGCGGCTACTTCTTCACGAATCTGCTGATGTCGATCGACTCGCTTCGCGAGGGCGTCATCATGACGACGTTGCCGCCCGACCGGCCGCAGGCGTGGGTCGCTCCCCGCGACATCGAGGATATCGCTGCCGCGCGGCTGCTCGACCAGAACTGGGCGGGCACCACCACGCAGGGCGTGCTCGGTCCCGCCGACCTCACGTACACCGAGGTCGCCGAGATCCTCACCGAGACGACCGGCCGCGCGATCGAAGCCGTGCAGATCAGCGACGACGAATTCCGGGCGGGCCTGCTCTCCGTCGGGATGACGCCGGCGCAGGCCGACGGGTTCGTCGGCATGTCCGCGGGACTGCGCGACGACTTCACTCCCGAGAACGCGCGGGATGCCCTCAGCACGACGCCGACGACGCTCGCCGAATGGGCGTGGGCGACCCTGCGCCCCGCGCTCTGA
- a CDS encoding phosphoribosylaminoimidazolesuccinocarboxamide synthase, with translation MSAEIPGWEHIYSGKVRDLYRPDGHLDGDGAPLLVVASDRVSAFDHVLEPGIPGKGDLLTTLSLWWFAHLGVPNHLLDEQQVPSEVAGRAMLVRDLEMFPIECVVRGYLSGSGWAEYQQTQSVCGVALPAGLRNGDRLPEPIYTPAYKAPLGEHDENITFERTAELVGTEVASELRRLSLEIFRAASTTAAARGVILADTKFEFGRDADGVIRLADEVLTSDSSRFWDEEAWLAGVRDQSFDKQIVRDWLKAHWDGTGQPPALPAEIVERTSARYAELIDRITA, from the coding sequence ATGAGCGCAGAGATCCCCGGATGGGAGCACATCTACTCGGGCAAGGTCCGCGACCTGTACCGCCCCGACGGGCATCTCGACGGTGACGGCGCCCCGCTGCTCGTCGTCGCGAGCGACCGCGTCAGCGCCTTCGATCATGTGCTCGAACCCGGCATCCCCGGCAAGGGCGACCTTCTCACCACCCTCAGCCTCTGGTGGTTCGCGCATCTCGGGGTCCCCAACCACCTCCTCGACGAGCAGCAGGTGCCCAGCGAGGTCGCCGGGCGCGCGATGCTGGTGCGCGACCTCGAGATGTTCCCCATCGAGTGCGTCGTCCGCGGGTATCTGTCCGGCAGCGGCTGGGCCGAGTACCAGCAGACCCAGAGCGTGTGCGGCGTCGCACTGCCCGCCGGGCTCCGCAACGGCGACCGTCTTCCCGAGCCGATCTACACGCCCGCCTACAAGGCCCCGCTCGGCGAGCACGACGAGAACATCACCTTCGAGCGCACGGCCGAACTGGTCGGAACCGAGGTCGCGTCCGAGCTGCGGCGACTCTCGCTCGAGATCTTCCGCGCCGCGTCGACGACCGCGGCCGCGCGGGGCGTGATCCTCGCCGACACGAAGTTCGAGTTCGGTCGCGACGCGGACGGAGTCATCCGCCTCGCCGACGAGGTGCTGACGAGCGACTCGAGCCGGTTCTGGGACGAGGAGGCCTGGCTCGCCGGCGTCCGCGATCAGAGCTTCGACAAGCAGATCGTGCGCGATTGGCTGAAGGCGCACTGGGACGGCACCGGGCAGCCGCCCGCGCTTCCCGCCGAGATCGTGGAGCGCACCTCCGCGCGGTACGCCGAACTGATCGACCGCATCACCGCCTGA
- the purF gene encoding amidophosphoribosyltransferase, whose protein sequence is MCGIVGIVSSEPVNQLVYDSLLLLQHRGQDSTGIATVDGSTLHMVKAKGQVREAYRTRDMRALPGTLGLGHVRYATKGSAANEEETQPFYVNAPYGIVLVHNGNLTNTRELTDELYRVDRRHLNTTSDTELLINILANELQAQIGPGDLDPDQLFTAVSRVHERVEGSYATIALIAGHGLLAFRDPYGIRPLVLGRRPLGFVGFEWIVASETVALESQGFEFVRDVEPGEAIFITMAGELFSRQCASNPTLIPCSFEYVYLARPDSVINGISVYEARLRLGDRLADTVAAYTPMGDIDVVMPIPDSSRPAAMQVAQKLGIEYREGFYKNRYVGRTFIMPGQAQRKKSVRQKLNAMSSEFKGKNILIVDDSIVRGTTSKEIVDMARQAGANKVTFSSAAPPVRFPHVYGINMPSRKELVAFDRKIPEIAREIGSDYLIYQEIEDMQSAILQGSNVADLERSCFDGRYITGTVTEEYLRWVEQTQLS, encoded by the coding sequence ATGTGCGGCATCGTCGGCATCGTCTCGTCCGAGCCGGTCAACCAACTCGTCTACGACTCCCTCCTCCTCCTGCAGCACCGCGGCCAGGATTCGACAGGAATCGCCACTGTCGACGGCAGCACCCTGCACATGGTCAAAGCGAAGGGCCAGGTGCGCGAGGCGTATCGCACCCGCGACATGCGTGCGCTGCCCGGAACCTTGGGTCTCGGTCATGTCCGTTACGCGACCAAGGGCTCCGCCGCCAACGAGGAGGAGACACAGCCGTTCTACGTGAACGCGCCGTACGGCATCGTCCTCGTGCACAACGGCAACCTCACGAACACGCGGGAGCTCACCGACGAGCTGTATCGCGTCGATCGTCGTCACCTGAACACGACGAGCGACACCGAGCTGCTGATCAACATCCTCGCCAACGAGCTGCAGGCGCAGATCGGCCCCGGTGACCTCGACCCCGACCAGCTGTTCACCGCCGTCTCGCGAGTGCACGAGCGCGTCGAGGGCTCGTACGCGACCATCGCGCTGATCGCGGGTCACGGGCTGCTCGCGTTCCGCGACCCCTACGGCATCCGCCCGCTGGTGCTCGGTCGGCGCCCGTTGGGCTTCGTCGGGTTCGAGTGGATCGTCGCCTCCGAGACCGTCGCGCTCGAGAGCCAGGGGTTCGAGTTCGTCCGCGACGTCGAGCCCGGCGAGGCGATTTTCATCACGATGGCCGGCGAGCTGTTCTCGCGCCAGTGCGCGTCGAACCCGACCCTCATCCCGTGCTCGTTCGAGTACGTGTACCTCGCCCGTCCCGACTCCGTCATCAACGGCATCTCGGTCTACGAAGCGCGCCTGCGTCTCGGCGACCGACTCGCGGACACCGTCGCCGCGTACACGCCGATGGGCGACATCGACGTTGTCATGCCCATCCCCGACTCGTCGCGTCCCGCCGCGATGCAGGTGGCGCAGAAGCTCGGCATCGAGTACCGCGAGGGCTTCTACAAGAACCGGTACGTGGGCCGCACGTTCATCATGCCGGGGCAGGCGCAGCGCAAGAAGAGCGTGCGTCAGAAGCTCAACGCGATGAGCTCCGAGTTCAAGGGCAAGAACATTCTCATCGTCGACGACTCGATCGTGCGCGGCACCACGTCGAAAGAGATCGTCGACATGGCTCGCCAGGCCGGCGCCAACAAGGTGACCTTCAGCTCGGCCGCTCCCCCGGTGCGCTTCCCGCACGTGTACGGCATCAACATGCCGAGCCGCAAGGAACTCGTCGCGTTCGACCGCAAGATTCCCGAGATCGCCCGCGAGATCGGCTCCGACTACCTGATCTATCAGGAGATCGAGGACATGCAGTCCGCGATCCTGCAGGGCTCGAACGTCGCCGACCTCGAGAGGAGCTGCTTCGACGGCCGCTACATCACCGGCACCGTCACCGAGGAGTACCTCCGCTGGGTCGAGCAGACCCAGCTCTCCTAA
- a CDS encoding fibronectin type III domain-containing protein, producing the protein MTSARERFRAQMSAGARAGGIAMMSKRRVARVSAAVLGAVIVAGSAVATTAPATAAPAPIPVTFLTAGSGGEFQPTVQIQLGSDPDPYTVILDTGSEALVMYAPVAGATATPATATVNYVGSSVTGTVSTADFSIGGNTATAVNFLDGSGCTGCALAGVDGILGIGQGLDRWTDSSTSTTVEWYSPLLQFDDTTLSAGHTLAFTQTSGTLTLGAPAAAGSSTAVLQAATTANVYPNTAGYTVYEKPIDLCWQVEESSVCQATTIDTGAPGGIVAGVAFAPYAHVTSPTTATTQTRIGHLHSGTSVAFATASGAAPFASWLAVDSGPGSFSYYNTITDGHLNTGNRFFLDRTVGYDYATGQIRVTTNGTVPAAPATVSVASTIAGALTALWSDLESTSVTDRLVRVRDSSGAVVQRFNLAGGATSTDITGLDPAQRYTVEIASANRHGIGAYRAADPAAPTGAPRLPDTGFDIIGFGSLAALLMLAGAAAVTAVNLRRRSDIAG; encoded by the coding sequence GTGACGAGCGCCCGAGAACGGTTCCGGGCGCAGATGTCCGCGGGGGCGCGGGCCGGGGGAATCGCCATGATGTCGAAGCGCCGTGTCGCGCGTGTGTCCGCTGCAGTGCTGGGGGCGGTGATCGTCGCCGGTTCCGCGGTCGCGACCACGGCGCCTGCCACCGCGGCGCCCGCACCCATCCCGGTCACGTTCCTCACCGCGGGCAGCGGTGGCGAGTTCCAGCCGACGGTGCAGATCCAGCTCGGCAGCGATCCCGACCCGTACACCGTGATCCTCGACACCGGATCGGAGGCGCTCGTCATGTACGCACCGGTTGCCGGTGCGACGGCGACGCCCGCCACCGCGACGGTGAACTACGTCGGATCCAGTGTCACCGGCACCGTGTCGACCGCGGACTTCTCGATCGGCGGCAACACGGCGACGGCCGTCAACTTCCTCGACGGCAGCGGCTGCACCGGATGCGCGCTCGCCGGGGTGGACGGCATCCTCGGCATCGGTCAGGGCCTCGACCGGTGGACCGACTCGTCGACCTCGACGACCGTCGAGTGGTACAGCCCGCTGCTCCAGTTCGACGACACCACGCTCTCGGCGGGGCACACTCTCGCCTTCACGCAGACGAGCGGAACGCTGACACTCGGCGCACCCGCCGCCGCAGGGTCGTCGACTGCGGTGCTGCAGGCTGCGACGACCGCGAACGTGTATCCGAACACCGCGGGCTACACGGTGTACGAGAAGCCGATCGACCTGTGCTGGCAGGTCGAGGAGTCCTCCGTCTGCCAGGCGACGACGATCGACACCGGCGCGCCTGGCGGCATCGTCGCGGGAGTCGCCTTCGCTCCGTACGCGCACGTCACGTCCCCGACGACGGCGACCACGCAGACTCGGATCGGGCACCTGCACTCGGGCACGTCGGTGGCGTTCGCGACCGCGAGCGGGGCCGCCCCGTTCGCCAGCTGGCTCGCGGTCGACTCGGGTCCCGGCTCGTTCTCGTACTACAACACGATCACCGACGGTCACCTCAACACCGGCAACCGGTTCTTCCTCGACCGCACGGTCGGCTACGACTACGCGACCGGACAGATCCGGGTGACGACGAACGGCACCGTTCCGGCCGCTCCTGCGACGGTGAGCGTCGCCTCCACGATCGCGGGCGCGCTCACCGCGCTGTGGTCCGACCTCGAGTCGACCTCCGTCACCGACCGTCTCGTACGGGTCCGCGATTCCTCCGGCGCGGTGGTGCAGCGCTTCAACCTCGCGGGTGGCGCCACGAGCACCGACATCACCGGCCTCGACCCTGCGCAGCGCTATACGGTCGAGATCGCATCGGCGAACCGCCACGGGATCGGCGCCTACCGCGCCGCCGATCCGGCCGCCCCGACCGGCGCACCCCGCCTCCCCGACACGGGCTTCGACATCATCGGGTTCGGCTCGCTCGCGGCCCTCCTGATGCTCGCCGGCGCCGCCGCGGTCACCGCCGTGAACCTCCGCCGCAGATCCGATATTGCGGGCTAG
- a CDS encoding alpha/beta fold hydrolase, giving the protein MAGRDGLDRRPRLRRLRAGREGRRRRRGQTDRRLRGLMSGQGPRSSGVLSTDDGQLIHWERHGNPSGKAAVVLHGGPGSGAGTGWTRLFDLERYDVTVFDQRGCGRSLPSAGDPETDLTRNTTDHLIADIEALRALIGVDSWLVLGASWGGGGGGDPCARIRAGASGTSVGDRALQRDDHHARRGAMDHT; this is encoded by the coding sequence ATGGCAGGTCGGGACGGTCTCGACCGCCGCCCGCGACTTCGCCGGCTTCGAGCAGGGCGCGAAGGGCGTCGACGGCGGCGCGGTCAGACTGATCGGCGCCTACGCGGGCTGATGTCAGGGCAGGGTCCGCGAAGCTCGGGTGTCCTCTCGACCGACGACGGTCAGCTCATCCACTGGGAGCGCCACGGCAACCCGTCCGGCAAGGCAGCGGTGGTCTTGCACGGCGGCCCGGGATCGGGTGCCGGTACGGGGTGGACTCGCTTGTTCGACCTCGAGCGGTACGACGTCACCGTCTTCGACCAGCGGGGCTGCGGTCGGAGCCTCCCGTCGGCCGGTGACCCCGAAACCGATCTCACCCGCAACACCACCGACCACCTGATCGCCGACATCGAGGCGCTGCGCGCCCTGATCGGTGTGGACAGCTGGTTGGTGCTGGGGGCCTCGTGGGGGGGGGGGGGGGGGGGCGACCCTTGCGCTCGCATACGCGCAGGCGCATCCGGGACGAGTGTCGGAGATCGTGCTCTTCAGCGTGACGACCACCACGCGCGACGAGGTGCAATGGATCACACGTGA
- a CDS encoding sterol carrier family protein has protein sequence MARVRIADDEGLSAVAAAVGATPPARPVLATAVRYTLQLLAERAEGNTVEVRVPPFGAVQCIPGPRHTRGTPPNVVEMDAATWLGLATGRIRFADAVDDAIVTASGTRADLSAVLPLPGLPRGGDPS, from the coding sequence GTGGCACGAGTACGCATCGCAGACGACGAGGGCCTCTCGGCCGTCGCCGCCGCCGTCGGCGCCACACCGCCGGCGCGTCCCGTGCTCGCCACGGCGGTGCGGTACACGCTGCAGCTCCTGGCCGAGCGCGCCGAAGGCAACACCGTCGAGGTGAGGGTGCCGCCGTTCGGAGCCGTCCAATGCATCCCCGGCCCCCGCCACACGCGCGGCACGCCGCCCAACGTCGTTGAGATGGACGCCGCCACCTGGCTCGGGCTCGCGACGGGACGCATTCGCTTCGCCGACGCGGTCGACGACGCCATCGTGACGGCGTCGGGCACGCGAGCCGACCTGTCCGCCGTGCTGCCGCTGCCCGGCTTGCCCCGTGGAGGAGACCCATCATGA
- a CDS encoding DUF2809 domain-containing protein, which yields MLLRSAGVAIGIVVPGLAARFLLPDPAGDLAGGVLYAVLVTLIVDFALRPVRPLVVAVIAFGCCALIEFTQLAGVASDLASVFPPAALVLGTGYSAVDLAAYAIGALTGAAVLPPLLGRNGRKGAITVSGPPLTFRIRLGVAIFFGAATAGLGGILFLRAAAAKDGYGAGCRMSGPAPRTLSPEAEVTGGFSWWPVGRSCLWTDTGQGTVLSLPESFVPTVVIYGLIILAVSGAAAAVFAAHRHRRAR from the coding sequence GTGCTTCTGCGATCCGCGGGCGTCGCGATCGGAATCGTCGTGCCGGGATTGGCCGCCCGGTTCCTGCTCCCGGATCCTGCTGGCGACCTCGCTGGCGGGGTGCTCTACGCGGTCCTCGTGACTCTGATCGTCGACTTCGCGCTGCGTCCAGTGCGTCCGCTCGTCGTCGCCGTGATCGCCTTCGGATGCTGCGCGCTGATCGAGTTCACTCAACTCGCCGGCGTCGCCTCCGACCTTGCCTCCGTCTTCCCTCCAGCCGCTCTCGTCCTAGGCACCGGCTACTCCGCGGTCGACCTGGCCGCGTACGCGATCGGCGCCCTGACCGGAGCAGCAGTGCTTCCGCCGCTCCTCGGCCGAAACGGACGTAAAGGGGCGATTACCGTGTCAGGCCCGCCGCTCACGTTCCGGATCCGCCTCGGCGTCGCAATTTTCTTCGGCGCCGCGACCGCCGGGCTCGGCGGCATCCTCTTTCTTCGCGCGGCGGCTGCCAAGGATGGCTACGGCGCGGGGTGCCGTATGTCTGGCCCTGCGCCGCGGACACTCAGTCCCGAAGCGGAGGTCACCGGCGGTTTCTCGTGGTGGCCGGTCGGGCGCTCCTGCTTGTGGACCGACACCGGGCAAGGGACCGTGCTCTCACTCCCCGAGTCCTTCGTGCCGACCGTGGTGATCTACGGACTGATCATCCTCGCTGTGTCGGGTGCTGCCGCCGCAGTCTTCGCGGCCCATCGGCACCGCCGCGCGCGATGA